The Anolis carolinensis isolate JA03-04 chromosome 2, rAnoCar3.1.pri, whole genome shotgun sequence genome has a window encoding:
- the saraf gene encoding store-operated calcium entry-associated regulatory factor, with the protein MRSRWLALPLLVVLTGAGLVWAQPERVLLREVQALTLYPGKNANYRRSSPVPQLQCTGGSAGCGAYTPDVVQCYNKGWDGYDVQWECKADLDAAYRFGKIEVSCEGYDYPDDPYILKGSCGLEYTLELTKAGQQKTSSFGGSYYSTTSHDSVGSGAGVVLVIFFALLVYGVYKLFLCDNRPQHGFAYGDVHSGTYQQSPPPPGFRSDGQYYQSPPPPGFKTGFTGAASGSNYDSNSGPGFWTGLGAGGLLGYLAGNRRSPSHHTYSPYYDTWAGPSARPHAFGSSHNSTTSHHSGTRSTSGFGGTKRR; encoded by the exons AGAGAGTCTTGTTACGAGAAGTCCAGGCCTTGACACTCTACCCAGGCAAGAACGCAAATTATCGTCGGAGTTCTCCAGTTCCTCAGTTGCAGTGCACTGGAGGTTCAGCTGGATGTGGTGCATACACCCCTGATGTTGTACAATGTTACAACAAAGGTTGGGATGGCTATGATGTACAG tggGAGTGTAAAGCAGACTTGGATGCTGCCTACCGATTTGGAAAAATTGAAGTAAGCTGTGAAGGTTATGATTATCCGGATGACCCTTATATCTTAAAAGGGTCCTGTGGCTTGGAGTACACATTGGAGTTAACCAAGGCAGGACAGCAAAAAACCAGTTCATTTGGTGGGAGCTACTATTCCACAACCTCTCATGATTCAGTAGGCTCAGGTGCTGGAGTGGTTCTGGTAATATTCTTTGCGCTTCTTGTTTATGGTGTCTACAAGCTATTCCTATGTGATAACCGTCCACAACATGGCTTTGCTTACGGTGATGTGCATTCAGGAACCTACCAACAGAGCCCGCCACCTCCAGGATTTAGATCCGATGGACAGTATTATCAAAGTCCTCCTCCGCCGGGATTTAAAACAGGGTTTACAG GAGCTGCGAGTGGTTCCAATTATGACTCAAATTCAGGGCCAGGTTTCTGGACCGGATTAGGTGCTGGAGGGCTACTGGGATACTTGGCTGGCAACCGAAG GTCACCTTCACATCATACATATTCTCCATATTATGATACATGGGCTGGTCCATCTGCTCGACCACATGCATTTGGCAGTTCACATAACTCTACGACATCTCATCATTCAGGGACAAGGTCCACCTCTG GTTTTGGAGGCACAAAAAGGAGATGA